One genomic window of Burkholderia diffusa includes the following:
- the pstS gene encoding phosphate ABC transporter substrate-binding protein PstS, giving the protein MKLMQTAIAGLAGALFAVAAQAADITGAGSTFAMPIYTKWAADYQQAGGAKVNYQGIGSSGGLKQINAKTVDFAGSDAPLKDEELAKEGLFQFPTVVGGVVPVVNVPGVKAGELTLSGPVLGDIYLGKIKKWNDPAIVALNPKVKLPDTDIAVVRRADGSGTSFIWTNYLSKVNDEWKSKIGEGTTVNWPTGTGGKGNDGVAAFVQRLPGAIGYVEWAYAKKNNMTYTALKNSTGTVVEPKTETFKAAAAGANWSKSFYQILTNQPGKEAWPVVGATFVLLHAKQDKPEQGAETLKFFSWAFKNGEKAADSLDYISLPASVETEIRKQWKTKVTDASGKPVAAE; this is encoded by the coding sequence ATGAAATTGATGCAAACCGCGATTGCCGGCCTGGCTGGCGCGCTTTTCGCAGTCGCCGCGCAAGCTGCCGACATCACGGGCGCAGGCAGCACGTTCGCGATGCCGATCTATACGAAATGGGCTGCCGACTACCAGCAGGCCGGCGGCGCGAAGGTGAACTATCAGGGTATCGGTTCGTCGGGCGGTCTCAAGCAGATCAACGCGAAGACGGTCGATTTTGCCGGTTCGGACGCTCCGCTGAAGGACGAAGAGCTCGCGAAGGAAGGCCTGTTCCAGTTCCCGACGGTGGTCGGCGGCGTGGTGCCGGTCGTCAACGTGCCGGGCGTGAAGGCCGGCGAACTGACGCTGTCGGGCCCGGTGCTCGGCGACATCTACCTCGGCAAGATCAAGAAGTGGAACGATCCGGCGATCGTTGCGCTGAACCCGAAGGTCAAGCTGCCGGATACGGACATCGCCGTGGTTCGCCGCGCTGACGGTTCGGGCACGAGCTTCATCTGGACGAACTACCTGTCGAAGGTCAACGACGAGTGGAAGTCGAAGATCGGCGAAGGCACGACGGTCAACTGGCCGACGGGCACGGGCGGCAAGGGCAACGACGGCGTCGCGGCCTTCGTGCAGCGCCTGCCGGGCGCGATCGGCTACGTCGAGTGGGCGTACGCGAAGAAGAACAACATGACCTACACGGCCCTGAAGAACTCGACGGGCACGGTGGTCGAGCCGAAGACCGAAACGTTCAAGGCCGCTGCTGCCGGCGCGAACTGGTCGAAGTCGTTCTACCAGATCCTGACGAACCAGCCGGGCAAGGAAGCATGGCCGGTCGTCGGCGCGACGTTCGTGCTGCTGCATGCGAAGCAGGACAAGCCGGAGCAGGGCGCCGAAACGCTGAAGTTCTTCAGCTGGGCGTTCAAGAACGGCGAGAAGGCCGCCGACAGCCTCGACTACATCTCGCTGCCGGCGTCGGTCGAGACGGAAATCCGCAAGCAGTGGAAGACGAAGGTGACGGACGCATCGGGCAAGCCGGTCGCCGCAGAGTAA
- the pstC gene encoding phosphate ABC transporter permease PstC: MSDISYSSSRSDGAQQRAPSRLGDVLFGGLARLAAIVTLLLLGGIIVSLIIASMPTIQKFGLGFLWQTEWDPNSDIYGAVVPIYGTIVTSIIALVIAVPVSFGIALFLTELSPVWLRRPLGIAIELLAAIPSIVYGMWGLLVFAPIFAEYFQKPIGRLFKDVWVLGPLTAGAPIGIGILAAGVILAIMIIPYIASVMRDVFEVTPVLLKESAYGIGCTTWEVMWKVVLPYTKTGVIGGVMLGLGRALGETMAVTFVIGNTNLLDSVSLFAPGNSITSALANEFAEAQPGLHTSALMELGLILFVITFIVLSISKLLLLRLEKGEGKK, from the coding sequence ATGTCTGATATTTCCTACTCGTCTTCCCGGTCTGATGGCGCGCAGCAACGCGCGCCGAGCCGTCTCGGAGACGTTCTGTTCGGCGGCCTCGCACGGCTGGCCGCGATCGTGACCCTGCTGCTGCTGGGCGGGATCATCGTTTCCCTGATCATTGCGTCGATGCCGACCATCCAGAAGTTCGGCCTCGGCTTCCTCTGGCAAACCGAGTGGGATCCGAACTCGGACATCTACGGCGCAGTCGTGCCGATCTACGGCACGATCGTGACGTCGATCATCGCACTCGTCATCGCGGTACCGGTCAGCTTCGGCATCGCACTGTTCCTCACCGAATTGTCGCCCGTGTGGCTGCGTCGCCCGCTCGGCATCGCGATCGAGCTGCTCGCCGCGATTCCGTCGATCGTGTACGGCATGTGGGGCCTGCTCGTGTTCGCGCCGATCTTCGCCGAATACTTCCAGAAGCCGATCGGCCGTCTCTTCAAGGACGTGTGGGTGCTCGGTCCGCTGACGGCGGGTGCGCCGATCGGCATCGGCATTCTCGCGGCCGGCGTGATCCTCGCGATCATGATCATCCCGTACATCGCGTCGGTGATGCGCGACGTGTTCGAAGTCACACCCGTGCTGCTCAAGGAGTCGGCCTATGGGATCGGCTGCACGACGTGGGAAGTGATGTGGAAGGTCGTGCTGCCCTATACGAAGACCGGCGTGATCGGCGGCGTGATGCTCGGCCTCGGCCGCGCGCTCGGCGAAACGATGGCCGTGACCTTCGTGATCGGCAACACCAACCTGCTCGACAGCGTGTCGCTGTTCGCGCCGGGCAACAGCATCACGTCGGCGCTCGCGAACGAATTCGCGGAAGCGCAACCGGGCCTGCATACGTCCGCACTGATGGAACTGGGCCTGATCCTGTTCGTGATCACGTTCATCGTGCTGTCCATCTCCAAACTGCTGCTGCTTCGTCTCGAGAAAGGAGAGGGCAAGAAATGA
- the pstA gene encoding phosphate ABC transporter permease PstA, producing MSEPVMNFPGPNGAVLDAMRNRLQRKRKMINAIALTASLAAMAFGLLWLVWILYTTVHLGVGGLSLQLFTESTPAPNTEGGGLANAIVGSLLLCGFGTLVGTPIGILAGVYLAEYGQKNLLASTIRFINDILLSAPSIVIGLFVYAIVVAKSGRFSGWAGVIALALLQIPIVIRTTENMLKLVPNALREAAVALGTPKWRMVLKITLRASVGGIVTGVLLAIARIAGETAPLLFTALSNQFFSWDMSQPMANLPVTIYKFAMSPFAEWQSLAWAGVFLITLGVLGLNILARSIFSKK from the coding sequence ATGAGCGAGCCCGTCATGAATTTCCCGGGGCCGAACGGCGCCGTGCTCGACGCGATGCGCAACCGCCTGCAGCGCAAGCGCAAGATGATCAACGCGATCGCGCTGACCGCATCGCTCGCCGCCATGGCGTTCGGCCTGCTGTGGCTCGTATGGATTCTCTACACCACGGTGCATCTCGGCGTCGGCGGCCTGTCGCTGCAGCTGTTCACCGAATCGACGCCCGCGCCGAACACCGAAGGCGGCGGCCTGGCGAACGCGATCGTCGGCAGCTTGCTGCTGTGCGGTTTCGGCACGCTCGTCGGCACGCCGATCGGCATCCTCGCGGGCGTCTATCTCGCCGAATACGGCCAGAAGAACCTGCTGGCGAGCACGATCCGCTTCATCAACGACATCCTGCTGTCGGCGCCGTCGATCGTCATCGGGCTGTTCGTGTACGCGATCGTCGTCGCGAAGTCGGGGCGCTTCTCGGGCTGGGCCGGTGTGATCGCGCTCGCACTGCTGCAGATTCCGATCGTGATCCGCACGACCGAGAACATGCTGAAGCTCGTGCCGAACGCGCTGCGCGAAGCAGCCGTCGCGCTCGGTACGCCGAAGTGGCGGATGGTGCTGAAGATCACGCTGCGCGCATCGGTCGGCGGGATCGTGACGGGCGTGCTGCTCGCGATCGCGCGGATCGCCGGCGAAACGGCGCCGCTGCTGTTCACCGCGCTGTCGAACCAGTTCTTCTCGTGGGACATGAGCCAGCCGATGGCGAACCTGCCCGTCACGATCTACAAGTTCGCGATGAGCCCGTTCGCCGAATGGCAGTCGCTCGCGTGGGCGGGCGTGTTCCTGATTACGCTCGGGGTGCTCGGACTCAACATCCTGGCGCGCTCGATCTTCTCGAAAAAGTAA
- the pstB gene encoding phosphate ABC transporter ATP-binding protein PstB, whose product MNMAESHLNPVERAAAPAGTQDAAHGRPLAPLNAKIEVNNLNFFYNKFHALKNINLRIPEGKVTAFIGPSGCGKSTLLRTFNKMYALYPEQRAEGEILMDGENLLTTKRDISLLRARIGMVFQKPTPFPMSIYDNIAFGVKMFEKLTRSEMDDRVEWALTKAALWNEVKDKLNQSGYGLSGGQQQRLCIARGIAIRPEVLLLDEPCSALDPISTGRIEELIAELKSDYTVVIVTHNMQQAARCSDYTAYMYLGELIEFGDTEKIFIKPVRKETEDYITGRFG is encoded by the coding sequence ATGAATATGGCAGAGAGCCACCTGAATCCCGTCGAGCGCGCTGCTGCGCCCGCCGGCACGCAAGACGCGGCACATGGCCGCCCGCTGGCGCCGCTGAACGCGAAGATCGAGGTCAACAACCTCAACTTCTTCTACAACAAGTTCCATGCGCTGAAGAACATCAACCTGCGCATTCCCGAAGGGAAGGTGACGGCGTTCATCGGTCCGTCGGGTTGCGGCAAGTCGACGCTCCTGCGCACGTTCAACAAGATGTATGCGCTCTATCCGGAGCAGCGCGCCGAAGGCGAGATCCTGATGGACGGCGAGAACCTGCTGACCACCAAGCGCGACATTTCGCTGCTGCGCGCGCGGATCGGCATGGTGTTCCAGAAGCCGACCCCGTTCCCGATGTCGATCTACGACAACATCGCGTTCGGCGTGAAGATGTTCGAGAAGCTCACGCGCTCGGAGATGGACGATCGCGTCGAGTGGGCGCTGACGAAGGCCGCGCTGTGGAACGAAGTGAAGGACAAGCTGAACCAGAGCGGTTACGGGCTGTCCGGCGGCCAGCAGCAGCGTCTGTGCATCGCGCGCGGTATCGCGATCCGTCCGGAAGTGCTGCTGCTCGACGAGCCGTGCTCGGCGCTCGACCCGATCTCGACCGGCCGCATCGAGGAGCTGATCGCGGAGCTGAAGAGCGACTACACGGTCGTGATCGTCACGCACAACATGCAGCAGGCCGCGCGCTGCTCGGACTACACGGCCTACATGTACCTGGGCGAACTGATCGAATTCGGCGACACCGAGAAGATCTTCATCAAGCCGGTGCGCAAGGAAACGGAAGACTACATCACCGGCCGTTTCGGCTGA
- the phoU gene encoding phosphate signaling complex protein PhoU, which translates to MSDKHLSSQFDADLNAVSSKVLEMGGLVESQIVGAMHALNEFDRETAEKVIAAEETLNAMEVDIDQECGNIIARRQPAARDLRLLMSISKTITNLERAGDEAEKIAKRVRRLIDEPAARAVNIAEIKVSGEMAVTILRRALDAFARLDTVAAAQIVKDDKEIDLEFRAFVRKLVSYMQEDPRTISVGLEYLFIAKAIERIGDHAKNIAEFIIYIVKGTDVRHQPRDTLDREANS; encoded by the coding sequence ATGTCGGATAAACATCTGTCGAGCCAGTTCGACGCGGACCTGAATGCCGTGTCGTCGAAAGTGCTGGAAATGGGCGGACTCGTCGAGTCGCAGATCGTCGGCGCGATGCATGCGCTCAACGAATTCGACCGCGAGACGGCCGAGAAGGTGATCGCGGCCGAGGAAACGCTGAATGCGATGGAAGTCGACATCGACCAGGAGTGCGGCAACATCATCGCGCGGAGGCAGCCGGCCGCGCGCGATCTGCGTCTTCTGATGTCGATTTCGAAAACGATTACGAACCTCGAGCGCGCCGGCGACGAGGCCGAGAAGATCGCGAAGCGCGTGCGTCGTCTGATCGACGAGCCGGCCGCGCGTGCGGTGAACATCGCCGAGATCAAGGTGTCGGGCGAGATGGCCGTGACGATCCTGCGCCGCGCGCTCGACGCATTCGCGCGCCTCGATACGGTGGCGGCCGCGCAGATCGTCAAGGACGACAAGGAAATCGATCTCGAATTCCGCGCGTTCGTGCGCAAGCTCGTGTCGTACATGCAGGAAGATCCGCGCACGATCTCGGTCGGCCTCGAGTACCTGTTCATCGCGAAAGCGATCGAACGGATCGGCGACCACGCGAAGAACATCGCCGAATTCATCATCTACATCGTGAAGGGCACCGACGTGCGGCATCAGCCGCGCGACACGCTCGATCGCGAAGCCAACAGTTAA
- the phoB gene encoding phosphate regulon transcriptional regulator PhoB: MPSNILVVEDEPAISELISVNLQHAGHCPIRAYNAEQAQNLISDVLPDLVLLDWMLPGKSGIAFARDLRNNERTKHIPIIMLTARGDEQDKVLGLEIGADDYVTKPFSPKELMARIKAVLRRRAPQLTEDVVSINGLRLDPATHRVAAHGDGSEIKLDLGPTEFRLLHFFMTHPERVHSRTQLLDQVWGDHVFVEERTVDVHIKRLRAALKPAGCDAMIETVRGSGYRLAKHA, from the coding sequence ATGCCCAGCAACATTCTCGTCGTTGAAGATGAGCCCGCGATTTCCGAACTGATCTCGGTGAATCTCCAGCATGCCGGTCACTGCCCGATCCGCGCGTACAACGCGGAGCAGGCGCAGAACCTGATCAGCGACGTGCTGCCCGATCTCGTGCTGCTCGACTGGATGCTGCCGGGCAAGTCCGGCATTGCGTTCGCGCGCGACCTGCGCAACAACGAACGGACCAAGCACATCCCGATCATCATGCTGACCGCGCGCGGCGACGAGCAGGACAAGGTGCTCGGCCTCGAGATCGGCGCGGACGACTACGTGACGAAGCCGTTCTCGCCGAAGGAACTGATGGCGCGCATCAAGGCCGTGCTGCGCCGCCGCGCGCCGCAGCTGACCGAGGACGTCGTGTCGATCAACGGGCTGCGCCTCGATCCGGCCACGCACCGGGTCGCCGCGCATGGCGACGGCAGCGAGATCAAGCTCGATCTCGGTCCGACCGAATTCCGCCTGCTGCATTTCTTCATGACGCATCCGGAGCGCGTGCACAGCCGCACGCAGTTGCTCGACCAAGTCTGGGGCGATCACGTGTTCGTCGAAGAGCGCACCGTCGACGTCCACATCAAACGATTGCGCGCGGCCTTGAAACCGGCCGGCTGCGATGCGATGATCGAGACCGTGCGCGGCAGCGGCTACCGGCTCGCCAAGCACGCGTAA
- the phoR gene encoding phosphate regulon sensor histidine kinase PhoR, which yields MNIIWARFLVSLVLLVLISVLVGVFAGPIAGLGFAVVMLVAQGFFSTFHTQRLWRLLDAPVYGEVPSAPGIWGEIYYRLHKLAKQWHAQVRQVEQQHSRFIQAIQASPNGVAMLDDHDQIEWCNAIAEVHFGLDAKRDLRQHITNLVRHPDFVRYLNAQHYDETLVMRGMGDSRQNVLEVQVFPYGENRKLLLTQDITELERTDAMRRDFVANVSHELKTPLTVLSGFLETMRELPLNEEDRARYLEMMEQQASRMRHIVTDLLVLAKLEGESKPPMDHAIDMRAVFDHLKEDAQTLSNGHHEITFTIDETLGVTGAQTEVFSAFANLVTNAIRYTPDGGKIVVSWRREGAQGVFSVTDSGFGIPAADLPRLTERFYRVDRSRSRDTGGTGLGLAIVKHVLQRHDSHLYVQSEEGRGSTFTARFPASRIIAIRPAAFEA from the coding sequence ATGAACATCATCTGGGCGCGCTTTCTCGTGTCGCTCGTGCTGCTCGTGCTGATCAGCGTATTGGTCGGCGTGTTCGCCGGCCCGATCGCGGGCCTCGGGTTCGCGGTCGTGATGCTGGTCGCGCAGGGTTTCTTCAGCACCTTCCATACGCAACGCCTGTGGCGTTTGCTCGATGCGCCCGTCTACGGGGAGGTGCCGAGCGCACCGGGCATCTGGGGCGAAATCTACTACCGGCTGCACAAGCTCGCGAAGCAGTGGCATGCGCAGGTGCGACAGGTCGAGCAGCAGCATTCGCGCTTCATCCAGGCGATCCAGGCGTCGCCGAATGGCGTCGCGATGCTCGACGACCACGACCAGATCGAGTGGTGCAACGCGATCGCCGAGGTGCATTTCGGCCTCGATGCGAAGCGCGACCTGCGCCAGCACATCACGAACCTGGTTCGTCATCCGGATTTCGTCCGCTACCTGAACGCACAGCATTACGACGAGACGCTCGTGATGCGCGGGATGGGCGACTCGCGTCAGAACGTGCTCGAAGTGCAGGTGTTCCCGTACGGCGAGAACCGCAAGCTGCTGCTCACGCAGGACATCACGGAACTCGAGCGGACCGACGCGATGCGGCGCGACTTCGTCGCGAACGTGTCGCACGAACTGAAGACGCCGCTTACCGTGCTGTCGGGCTTTCTCGAGACGATGCGCGAACTGCCGCTGAACGAGGAAGATCGCGCGCGCTATCTCGAGATGATGGAGCAGCAGGCGTCGCGGATGCGGCACATCGTCACCGATCTGCTGGTGCTCGCGAAGCTCGAGGGCGAAAGCAAGCCGCCGATGGATCACGCGATCGACATGCGCGCCGTGTTCGACCATCTGAAGGAAGATGCGCAGACGTTGTCGAACGGGCATCACGAGATCACGTTCACGATCGACGAGACGCTCGGCGTCACGGGCGCGCAGACGGAAGTCTTCAGTGCGTTCGCGAATCTCGTGACCAACGCGATCCGTTATACGCCGGACGGCGGCAAGATCGTCGTATCATGGCGGCGCGAAGGCGCGCAGGGCGTGTTCTCCGTCACCGACAGCGGCTTCGGCATTCCGGCCGCCGACCTGCCGCGGTTGACCGAGCGCTTCTACCGCGTCGACCGCAGCCGTTCGCGCGATACGGGTGGCACGGGGCTCGGCCTCGCGATCGTCAAGCATGTGCTGCAGCGCCACGACTCGCACCTGTACGTGCAGAGCGAGGAAGGACGCGGCAGCACGTTCACCGCGCGCTTCCCGGCCTCGCGGATCATCGCGATCCGGCCGGCCGCGTTTGAAGCGTGA
- the ppk1 gene encoding polyphosphate kinase 1, whose amino-acid sequence MSVRYPLLNRELGILGFNERVLAQAADPQIPLLERLRFICITSSNLDEFFEVRMAGLQEQIRDNPGALTPDGMSLQHAYDLVVERAQRLVHRQYTMLHETVLPALEQEGIYFHASDTWNEEQLEWARRYFLDELLPVLTPIGLDPAHPFPRVLNKSLNFVVELEGRDAFGRQAVMGIVQAPRALPRVVRMPQALSGFEHGFVLLSSFMQRFVGELFPQLVVKSCNQFRITRNSELFVDEDEITNLRVALQGELPARHLGNAVRLEVSADTPAHIVRRLLEESLLGEKDCYRVAGSVNLVRLMQIPDLVDRPDLKFAPFVASIPPAIVNAPTMFDAIDDGDILLHHPYESFQPVLELLQQAAKDPSVVAIKQTIYRTGTDSPLMDALMEAARNGKEVTVVVELLARFDEETNINWASQLEAVGAHVVYGVVGHKCHAKMMLIVRRVVQHGKASLRRYVHLGTGNYHPRTARLYTDFGLMTADQKICEDVHHVFQQLTGIGGELMLHELWQSPFTLHPRIIESIRAEIDNARAGKRARIVAKMNALLEPSVIAALYEASQAGVKVDLIVRGVCALKPGVPGLSENITVRSIVGRFLEHHRIYYFHAGGAEDVYLSSADWMDRNLFRRVEVAFPIRERKLKRRVIAEGLSVCLGDNQSAWQMLSDGHYRRRRAGKTIRNAQLGLLAKFCS is encoded by the coding sequence ATGTCCGTCCGTTATCCGCTTCTCAATCGTGAACTCGGCATCCTCGGTTTCAACGAGCGCGTGCTGGCCCAGGCGGCTGACCCACAGATTCCATTGCTCGAGCGACTGCGCTTCATCTGCATCACCAGCAGCAACCTCGACGAATTCTTCGAAGTCCGGATGGCCGGCCTTCAGGAACAGATCCGCGACAACCCCGGCGCACTGACGCCGGACGGCATGTCGTTACAGCACGCTTACGACCTCGTCGTGGAGCGCGCGCAACGGCTCGTGCACCGCCAGTACACGATGCTGCACGAAACCGTGCTGCCCGCGCTCGAACAGGAAGGCATCTACTTCCACGCGAGCGACACGTGGAACGAAGAACAGCTCGAATGGGCGCGCCGCTACTTTCTCGATGAACTGCTGCCCGTGCTGACGCCGATCGGCCTCGATCCCGCGCACCCGTTCCCGCGCGTGTTGAACAAGAGCCTGAATTTCGTCGTCGAGCTCGAGGGCCGCGACGCATTCGGCCGCCAGGCGGTGATGGGCATCGTGCAGGCGCCGCGCGCGCTGCCGCGCGTCGTGCGCATGCCGCAGGCGCTGTCGGGCTTCGAGCACGGCTTCGTGCTGCTCAGCTCGTTCATGCAGCGCTTCGTCGGCGAACTGTTCCCGCAACTGGTCGTGAAGAGCTGCAACCAGTTTCGCATCACGCGCAACAGCGAGCTGTTCGTCGACGAGGACGAAATCACCAACCTGCGCGTCGCGCTGCAGGGCGAACTGCCCGCGCGCCACCTCGGCAACGCCGTGCGGCTCGAGGTGTCGGCCGACACGCCGGCGCATATCGTGCGGCGCCTGCTCGAGGAAAGCCTGCTCGGCGAGAAGGACTGCTATCGCGTGGCCGGCTCCGTGAACCTCGTGCGGCTGATGCAGATCCCCGATCTCGTCGATCGACCCGACCTGAAGTTCGCACCGTTCGTCGCATCGATCCCGCCCGCGATCGTCAACGCGCCGACGATGTTCGACGCGATCGACGACGGCGACATCCTGCTGCACCACCCGTACGAAAGTTTCCAGCCGGTGCTCGAGCTGCTGCAGCAGGCCGCGAAGGATCCGAGCGTCGTCGCGATCAAGCAGACGATCTACCGCACCGGCACCGATTCGCCGCTGATGGACGCGCTGATGGAAGCCGCGCGCAACGGCAAGGAAGTGACCGTCGTCGTCGAACTGCTCGCACGCTTCGACGAGGAAACCAACATCAACTGGGCATCGCAGCTCGAAGCCGTCGGCGCGCACGTCGTGTACGGGGTGGTCGGCCACAAGTGCCACGCGAAGATGATGCTGATCGTGCGGCGCGTCGTGCAGCACGGCAAGGCGTCGCTGCGCCGCTACGTTCACCTCGGCACCGGCAACTATCACCCGCGCACTGCCCGCCTCTACACCGACTTCGGGCTGATGACGGCCGACCAGAAGATCTGCGAGGACGTCCACCACGTCTTCCAGCAGCTGACCGGGATCGGCGGCGAACTCATGTTGCACGAGCTGTGGCAATCGCCGTTCACGCTGCATCCGCGCATCATCGAATCGATCCGCGCGGAGATCGACAATGCACGCGCCGGCAAGCGCGCGCGCATTGTCGCGAAGATGAACGCGCTGCTGGAGCCGTCGGTGATCGCCGCACTGTACGAAGCGTCGCAGGCCGGCGTGAAGGTCGACCTGATCGTGCGCGGCGTGTGCGCGCTGAAGCCTGGCGTGCCGGGGCTGTCGGAGAACATCACGGTTCGCTCGATCGTCGGACGCTTCCTCGAACACCACCGCATCTACTATTTCCACGCGGGCGGCGCCGAGGACGTCTATCTGTCGAGCGCCGACTGGATGGACCGCAACCTGTTCCGCCGCGTCGAAGTCGCGTTCCCGATCCGCGAGCGCAAGCTGAAGCGCCGCGTGATCGCCGAAGGGCTGTCGGTCTGCCTCGGCGACAACCAGTCGGCCTGGCAGATGCTCAGCGACGGCCACTACCGCCGGCGCCGTGCGGGCAAGACGATCCGCAACGCGCAGCTCGGGCTGCTCGCAAAGTTCTGTTCGTAG
- the ppx gene encoding exopolyphosphatase — protein sequence MVNSPHLLAAVDLGSNSFRLIVGRVEETPAGSQIYPVDALREPVRLAAGLSSDKMLDRASQERGWEALKRFGERLRDFHPDHVRAVATNTLRVAKNAGEFLGEAEAALGFPIEVIAGREEARLIYAGAAHSVPASAGKRLVVDIGGGSTEFIIGSHYTPLVMESLYIGCVSHSRSFFPAGNVDEYTMRQAELAAKREIQIISSEYKKAGWDQAIGSSGTARALAELVEANGFNDAGITHGISRGGLERLKRALIKSENVNRLKLIALKPDRVPVLAGGLAIMLAVFEELGVDYVDTTDGALRLGVLYDLLGRTQHEDMRAVTVEGFTRRYGVDRAQAGRIGALAVRFYDELDESDDEAREEGRMFLGWAAALHEIGLSISHSSYHKHSAYIASNADMPGFSRTDQARLAALVLGHAGKLGKLSQARDVEWPLLFCLRLAALLCRRRTDAGLPDISVSQMKKGGYEVRLPSAWVEQNPLTDYSLSQEAAEWEKVGIPYRVVYTGA from the coding sequence ATGGTTAATTCCCCCCACTTGCTGGCTGCCGTCGATCTCGGCTCGAACAGCTTTCGGCTGATCGTCGGGCGCGTCGAGGAAACGCCGGCGGGCAGCCAGATCTATCCCGTCGACGCGCTGCGCGAGCCCGTTCGACTGGCCGCGGGCCTGTCGAGCGACAAGATGCTCGATCGCGCGTCGCAGGAGCGTGGCTGGGAGGCGCTCAAGCGGTTCGGCGAACGCCTGCGCGATTTCCATCCCGATCATGTGCGCGCGGTGGCGACCAACACGCTGCGCGTCGCGAAGAACGCGGGCGAGTTTCTCGGCGAGGCCGAAGCGGCGCTCGGTTTTCCGATCGAAGTGATTGCGGGCCGCGAAGAGGCGCGCCTGATCTACGCGGGTGCCGCGCATTCGGTGCCGGCGAGCGCCGGCAAGCGGCTCGTCGTCGACATCGGCGGCGGCTCGACCGAATTCATCATCGGCTCGCACTACACGCCGCTCGTGATGGAGAGCCTCTACATCGGCTGCGTAAGCCATAGCCGCTCATTCTTCCCGGCCGGCAACGTCGACGAATACACGATGCGGCAGGCCGAACTCGCGGCCAAGCGCGAGATCCAGATCATTTCCAGCGAGTACAAAAAAGCGGGATGGGACCAGGCAATCGGTTCGTCCGGCACCGCGCGTGCGCTCGCGGAACTCGTCGAGGCGAACGGCTTCAACGACGCGGGCATCACGCACGGCATCTCGCGCGGCGGGCTCGAACGCCTCAAGCGCGCGCTGATCAAGTCCGAGAACGTGAACCGGCTGAAGCTGATCGCGCTGAAGCCCGACCGCGTGCCGGTGCTCGCCGGCGGCCTCGCGATCATGCTCGCGGTATTCGAGGAGCTTGGGGTCGACTACGTCGATACCACCGACGGCGCACTGCGTCTCGGCGTGCTGTACGACCTGCTCGGCCGGACCCAGCACGAGGACATGCGCGCGGTGACCGTCGAGGGCTTCACGCGCCGCTACGGCGTGGATCGCGCGCAGGCCGGGCGCATCGGTGCGCTCGCGGTGCGGTTCTACGACGAGCTCGACGAATCCGACGACGAAGCACGGGAGGAAGGCCGGATGTTCCTCGGTTGGGCCGCCGCGTTGCACGAGATCGGCCTGTCGATCTCGCATAGCTCGTATCACAAGCATTCGGCCTATATCGCGAGCAACGCCGACATGCCCGGTTTCTCGCGCACCGATCAGGCGCGTCTTGCCGCGCTCGTGCTCGGGCATGCAGGCAAGCTCGGCAAGCTGTCGCAGGCGCGCGACGTCGAGTGGCCGCTGTTGTTCTGCCTGCGGCTCGCGGCGCTGCTGTGCCGGCGCCGGACCGATGCCGGGCTGCCGGACATTTCCGTGTCGCAGATGAAGAAGGGCGGGTATGAAGTGCGCCTGCCGAGCGCATGGGTCGAGCAGAACCCGCTGACCGACTACAGCCTCAGCCAGGAAGCGGCCGAGTGGGAGAAGGTTGGTATTCCGTACCGAGTGGTTTATACGGGCGCGTGA
- the sixA gene encoding phosphohistidine phosphatase SixA has product MMNLILWRHAEAEDYAANDLARQLTARGRKEAQAMAKWLRGRLESSSAILASPAARTVQTVEALTDQYRTVDALAPGGSVDDVLAAAGWPDGIAPTVVIVGHQPTLGSVAAQLIAGNDDSWSVKKGGIVWLVSRTRDGSRQAVLRAVLTPDLV; this is encoded by the coding sequence ATGATGAACCTGATCCTGTGGCGCCACGCCGAGGCCGAAGACTACGCGGCAAACGACCTCGCACGTCAGTTGACGGCCCGCGGGCGCAAGGAAGCGCAGGCCATGGCCAAATGGCTGCGCGGCCGGCTCGAGTCGAGCAGCGCGATCCTCGCGAGCCCGGCGGCGCGCACCGTGCAGACCGTGGAGGCGCTGACGGACCAATACCGGACAGTGGACGCGCTCGCGCCGGGCGGCAGCGTCGACGACGTGCTGGCGGCCGCCGGATGGCCTGACGGCATCGCGCCGACGGTCGTGATCGTCGGACACCAGCCGACCCTCGGCAGTGTCGCGGCGCAGCTGATCGCGGGCAACGACGACAGCTGGAGCGTCAAGAAGGGCGGTATCGTATGGCTCGTGAGCCGCACGCGCGACGGCAGCCGTCAGGCCGTGCTGCGCGCGGTATTGACGCCGGACCTTGTCTGA